TAGCTGCTGTGCATAGATAAATACATTGAAATTCGATTTTATAACCATGGTCTTGAAAACTAGGGACGCTCAGAATGCATCATTCAAAAAGTTATGCATAAACTTTGAGATGTACCCTGACTTCTTGGTAGAGTTTCTTCTCCCGGGCATATAATCTGTCAAATGTTGATTGGTGACTACATAGAGAACATGCAAGAAATCAAATTGGTGTTGCAAGAaaaaacttcttcttctttttttttttaatcaaaacgaagtgattttgattttttaaaatttgttttttgggtCAATCTCTGGACAAAACCTACATGAGCtcgatttttttgctttaactCGGGCCTTGTCCTGGACAATCTCTGGACGAGGTTTTAAAACAATGATGGTAACTATCTATGCTATGCCTGTTGTGTCCGGAGACAGTAGCAAACGCTGCCTTAGTTATATGTTTTGGAAGCGTAAGCAAAGTCGAGTTCCATAACAATGCTCAAGACAAGACCCGCCTCTTTTCTACCCCCCTACCATCTCCCTCTTTCAAACCTCAACTTCCAAACCCAAAAAGAACATCATCAAACCTTAACTGAAAAGCTTTTGTCTCTGATAAAACAATGCAAATCCAAAAACCTATTAAAACAAATCCACGCACAAATGCTTATAAACTCAATACCAAAACCCAATTTCCTTCTTTCCAAAATCATTGACCTCAAAGACTTGGCCTATGCATCCCTTGTTTTTAATCAACTCACCAAACCCAATATTTATGCCTTCAATGTCATGCTTCGTGGGTTAGCTACCACATGGAAAAAGTATGCCTTTTGTGTTGAATTGTATTACAAGCTGAAGTCTGTAGGCCTAAAAGCAAATAATTTTACATACCCTTTTTTGTTTATAGCTTGTGGGAATGTTTGGGGTTTGGTTCATGGAAAGATTGGTCATTGTCTGGTGTTTAAGGCTGGTTTGGATGGTGATGAGTATGTGAATCATTCTTTGATTACTATGTACGCAAGGTGTGGTGAAATGGGTTTTGCACGGaaggtgtttgatgaaatgggTGATAGAGACTTGGTGTCCTGGAATTCGATGATTTCAGGGTATTCTAAGATGGGTTTTGCTAAAGAGGCAATTGGGTTGTTTATGGAAATGACGGAGGAGGGGTTTGAGCCAGATGAGATGACGTTGGTGAGTGTTCTTGGGGCGTGTGGGGATTTGGGGGATTTGGTTTTGGGGAGATGGGTGGAGGGGTTTGTTTTGGGGAAGAAGATGGAGGTAAATTCGTATGTGGGGTCTGCTTTGATTGACATGTATGGTAAGTGTGGGGATTTGATATCTGCGAGGAGGGTCTTTGATTCGATGCCAAACAAGGATGTTGTCACCTGGAATGCCATTATTACAGGGTAATTAAATCGGTTTTATACTTTGTAATTGTCACATATAATGGAATTGTGTCTATTTCTGTTCCTTTGAACTAActtgaaatttgaattcttCGTAATTAATCAGCTATGAAATAAAAACCACTAAGATACATGAAATTTGTAAAtgcatttcaaattaatatgatttttttttgttcaactatCGCTTCATAGGTGTGCACAGAATGGAGCTTCCAATGAAGCAATTGTCCTATTCAATGGAATGAGAGAGGCAGGTCCTCATCCAGATAGAGTCACAATGATTGAAGTATTGTCTGCATGTTCCACAATAGGGGCCCTTGATTTGGGGAAATGG
The genomic region above belongs to Populus alba chromosome 12, ASM523922v2, whole genome shotgun sequence and contains:
- the LOC118044599 gene encoding pentatricopeptide repeat-containing protein At2g34400, with translation MLKTRPASFLPPYHLPLSNLNFQTQKEHHQTLTEKLLSLIKQCKSKNLLKQIHAQMLINSIPKPNFLLSKIIDLKDLAYASLVFNQLTKPNIYAFNVMLRGLATTWKKYAFCVELYYKLKSVGLKANNFTYPFLFIACGNVWGLVHGKIGHCLVFKAGLDGDEYVNHSLITMYARCGEMGFARKVFDEMGDRDLVSWNSMISGYSKMGFAKEAIGLFMEMTEEGFEPDEMTLVSVLGACGDLGDLVLGRWVEGFVLGKKMEVNSYVGSALIDMYGKCGDLISARRVFDSMPNKDVVTWNAIITGCAQNGASNEAIVLFNGMREAGPHPDRVTMIEVLSACSTIGALDLGKWVETYASEKDIQNDVYVASALIDMYAKCGSLDDALRVFESMPHKNEVSWNAMISALAFHGKAQEALSLFRRMSKDNGTVQPNDITFIGVLSACVHAGLVDEGRQLFESMNLSFGLVPKVEHYSCMVDLCARAGLLYEAWDLIKKMPGKPDEIVLGSLLGACQRRRNADVGERVIQLFLETELSNSGNYVISSKIYANMRRWGDSAKMRVLMRQYGVSKTPGCSWIDIGAHVHEFHAGESLHHHSVNIYQLLNEEMKREGYIPNIGCI